From a region of the Thermus caldilimi genome:
- a CDS encoding glycoside hydrolase family 2 TIM barrel-domain containing protein — translation MRWERAWFLAHEARTPAELPQEGWREVALPHQWSLGESVGPEGARLEGLEAEVGWYRFSLPEGGPRRFLRSLGDYYQEAWLDGTCLGRHEGYFFPWLLELPPGRELLLRVSAPKEPLGVWPRFKRQIKGVFGQHDCRPGGTTERGQERGTGGLWGGVEVWMREEVALLALTHRLLPRPGGWRLWVRLLVDAPRSFREEVALRILPENFSGEALERRLVLEGEGGRGWQEVVWDLPGMPLWEVWERGFPHLFRLEAELLGASLRAPLGFRTVELDGEGWLLLNGKRLFLRGTNIIPTQWLAGYGEALARKDVALLKEANLNAVRVHAHVTHPAFYQACNQEGILVWQDFPLQWGYAPDEAFAQEALRQARAMVEVLGAHPSLYLWCAQNEPTHNRHTLGPLLAAALRAEDPTRPVKEASDFREHPYPGWYWGHLRDFLALPGAPLPSEFGAQALPRAELLRRVLGEAAWPPRWEVYAYHNFQPHETFRVAGVEVGGSLEEFVENSQAYQARLLEFAIHAYRRGKGRVVGYFQFMFVEPWEGITWAVVDVERVPKKGYYALKEASSPVLLSLVPYRERMEVGGPPLQEAWLISDLDRPLRLRVRLWLEGPGGLPLVEEEVALAPGEARRFFSLGELWESSLEAQARYLPLQEALRRLPPGTYRLVGEAYEGERLWSRHVLEVEYLEPILPLGVAW, via the coding sequence ATGAGGTGGGAAAGAGCTTGGTTTTTGGCCCATGAAGCGAGGACCCCGGCGGAACTACCCCAGGAGGGCTGGCGGGAGGTGGCCCTTCCCCACCAGTGGAGCCTGGGTGAGTCCGTGGGGCCGGAGGGCGCACGCCTGGAGGGCCTGGAGGCGGAGGTGGGCTGGTACCGCTTCTCCCTTCCCGAGGGAGGGCCTAGGCGCTTCCTCCGCTCCTTGGGGGACTATTACCAGGAGGCCTGGCTGGATGGCACCTGTCTGGGACGGCACGAGGGGTACTTCTTCCCCTGGCTTCTGGAGCTTCCCCCTGGGCGGGAGCTTCTCCTTAGGGTTTCCGCCCCCAAGGAGCCCCTGGGGGTCTGGCCCCGGTTCAAGCGTCAGATCAAGGGGGTCTTTGGGCAGCACGACTGCCGCCCCGGGGGGACCACGGAACGGGGCCAGGAGCGGGGAACGGGGGGCCTGTGGGGCGGGGTGGAGGTCTGGATGCGGGAGGAGGTGGCTCTTCTCGCCCTCACCCACCGCCTCCTTCCCCGGCCCGGGGGGTGGCGGCTATGGGTGCGCCTTCTGGTGGATGCCCCCAGGTCCTTCCGCGAGGAGGTGGCCCTCAGGATCCTCCCCGAGAACTTCTCTGGGGAGGCCCTGGAGCGGAGGCTGGTCCTGGAGGGGGAAGGGGGACGGGGCTGGCAGGAGGTGGTCTGGGACCTGCCCGGGATGCCCCTGTGGGAGGTGTGGGAACGGGGGTTCCCCCATCTCTTCCGCCTGGAGGCGGAGCTTCTGGGGGCAAGCCTAAGGGCTCCTCTTGGCTTCCGCACCGTGGAGCTGGACGGGGAAGGGTGGCTTCTTCTAAACGGCAAGAGGCTTTTCCTGAGGGGGACCAACATCATCCCCACCCAGTGGCTTGCCGGCTACGGCGAGGCCCTGGCCCGGAAGGACGTGGCCCTCCTCAAGGAGGCCAATCTGAACGCGGTGCGGGTCCACGCTCACGTGACCCACCCAGCTTTCTATCAGGCCTGCAACCAGGAGGGGATCCTGGTCTGGCAGGACTTCCCCTTGCAGTGGGGGTACGCCCCCGACGAGGCCTTTGCCCAGGAGGCCTTGCGCCAGGCAAGGGCCATGGTGGAGGTGCTGGGGGCCCATCCCTCCCTTTACCTCTGGTGCGCCCAGAACGAGCCCACCCACAACCGCCATACCTTAGGCCCTCTCTTGGCCGCTGCCCTCAGGGCCGAAGACCCCACCCGCCCGGTGAAGGAGGCCTCGGATTTCCGCGAGCACCCCTACCCTGGGTGGTACTGGGGGCACCTGCGGGACTTCCTGGCCCTCCCCGGGGCCCCCCTTCCTTCCGAGTTCGGGGCCCAGGCTCTGCCCCGGGCGGAGCTCTTGCGCCGGGTCCTGGGGGAGGCGGCCTGGCCCCCCAGGTGGGAGGTCTACGCCTACCATAACTTCCAGCCCCACGAGACCTTCCGGGTGGCGGGGGTGGAGGTGGGGGGGTCCCTGGAGGAGTTTGTGGAGAACTCCCAGGCCTACCAGGCAAGGCTTTTGGAGTTCGCCATCCACGCCTACCGGCGGGGCAAGGGGCGGGTGGTGGGCTACTTTCAGTTCATGTTCGTGGAGCCCTGGGAGGGGATCACCTGGGCGGTGGTGGACGTGGAGCGGGTGCCCAAGAAGGGCTACTACGCCCTGAAGGAGGCCAGCAGCCCGGTTCTCCTCTCCTTGGTTCCCTACCGGGAAAGGATGGAGGTGGGAGGGCCTCCCCTGCAGGAGGCCTGGCTCATAAGCGACCTGGACCGGCCCCTGAGGCTTAGGGTGCGCCTTTGGTTGGAGGGCCCGGGTGGCCTTCCCCTTGTTGAGGAGGAGGTGGCCCTGGCCCCAGGGGAGGCCCGGCGGTTTTTCAGCCTGGGAGAGCTTTGGGAAAGCTCCCTCGAGGCCCAGGCCCGTTACCTTCCCCTCCAGGAGGCCTTGAGGCGGCTTCCCCCTGGTACCTACCGCCTGGTGGGGGAAGCCTACGAGGGAGAAAGGCTTTGGTCCCGACATGTCCTCGAGGTGGAGTACCTGGAGCCTATCCTGCCCCTGGGGGTGGCCTGGTGA
- a CDS encoding glycoside hydrolase family 31 protein, with product MLKKLWNAVEMVALLGPGVLLLAIQYARKRDRWEPKASFLPWQGVGKPMGLKAIPGGVRVRFQEVELEAVFLGEDLLRLTWFPGEAVPPYALAEAGEASPFEPERQEGGCLLRTPRLALAVGEEGLTLWHGAGRLLRQEAYPERSGRAWRHRVHLAPEERVFGLGERAYPLDRRGGVFRFWNQDPGGSYGPGEDPLYLSVPLWLSLKPEGGYLAFYENPADGFADLREGEALVGFLGGTFRYYLIPGPLEEALARYVRLTGLPPLPPRWALGFHYARWGLKTQKEVEEVVEGFLKRDLSLKAVHLDIDYMRGYRVFTLDEKRFPDLGGMVRTFRERGVHTVPILDPGIKGEKGFSPYEEGLREGVFCRLPSGEVFLGPVWPGLAAFPDFTDPRSRAWWGERLKGFLDTEVSGFWLDMNEPALFAAWGEPTFPRSVRHTLEGQGGDHTLAHNLYGLLMTRASFEGFREHAPLRRPFLLTRAGFAGVQRYAWAWTGDVESTWEGLRTTLRALLGLSLSGVYFVGSDIGGFSGNPSPELYVRWFQLAAFTPFFRLHSARWTRRREPWRFGEEVLEGVRWAMKLRERLLPYLYTLAYRAGREGLPLLWPLFLQGGQPGGADLEEAFLLGRDLLVAPVLEEGARAKEVPLPKGGWYPWEEDGVLEGPARVQLPAPLKRIPLLVRAGSILPLLEEGGLALHLYPGEGGAEGRLYWDEGDGEGPYRLDRFRLLPAEGGYRLLWEWEGGYPWPWEGVSIRFWGRRLWGARVEGKVYPSQGGRVFLPPFREALLEVEG from the coding sequence TTGCTGAAGAAACTTTGGAATGCGGTGGAAATGGTGGCCCTTCTGGGCCCTGGGGTTCTCCTTTTGGCCATCCAGTACGCCAGGAAGCGGGATCGGTGGGAGCCCAAGGCCTCCTTCCTCCCATGGCAAGGGGTGGGGAAGCCCATGGGACTAAAGGCCATTCCCGGCGGGGTGAGGGTGCGTTTCCAGGAGGTGGAACTGGAAGCGGTCTTCCTGGGGGAGGACCTCCTCCGCCTCACCTGGTTTCCCGGCGAGGCGGTGCCTCCTTACGCCCTGGCGGAGGCGGGGGAAGCCTCCCCCTTTGAGCCCGAGCGCCAGGAGGGAGGCTGCCTCCTTAGAACCCCCCGTCTGGCCCTGGCGGTGGGGGAGGAAGGGTTGACCCTGTGGCATGGGGCGGGAAGGCTTCTCAGGCAGGAGGCCTACCCCGAGCGCTCGGGGAGGGCCTGGCGGCACCGGGTGCACCTGGCCCCGGAAGAGAGGGTCTTTGGCCTTGGGGAAAGGGCCTACCCCTTGGACCGCCGGGGTGGGGTCTTCCGTTTCTGGAACCAAGACCCTGGGGGAAGCTACGGCCCTGGGGAGGATCCCCTCTACCTTTCGGTGCCCCTTTGGCTTTCCTTAAAGCCCGAGGGAGGATACCTGGCTTTTTACGAGAACCCTGCGGATGGCTTTGCCGACCTGCGGGAAGGTGAGGCCCTGGTGGGCTTTCTTGGCGGAACCTTCCGCTACTACCTGATCCCCGGGCCCCTGGAGGAAGCCCTGGCCCGTTATGTGCGCCTCACCGGCCTTCCGCCCTTGCCGCCCCGCTGGGCCCTGGGCTTCCACTATGCCCGTTGGGGGCTTAAGACCCAGAAGGAGGTGGAGGAGGTGGTGGAGGGTTTCCTGAAGCGGGACCTTTCCCTGAAGGCGGTCCACCTGGACATCGATTACATGCGGGGATACAGGGTGTTCACCCTGGATGAAAAGCGCTTTCCCGACCTAGGGGGCATGGTGCGGACCTTCCGGGAAAGGGGAGTGCACACGGTGCCCATCCTGGATCCTGGGATCAAGGGAGAAAAGGGATTTTCCCCTTACGAGGAGGGCCTAAGGGAGGGGGTGTTCTGCCGTTTGCCCTCGGGGGAGGTTTTCCTGGGCCCCGTCTGGCCTGGCCTTGCTGCTTTCCCCGACTTCACCGACCCCAGGAGCCGGGCCTGGTGGGGGGAGAGGCTTAAGGGATTCTTGGACACGGAGGTTTCCGGCTTCTGGCTAGACATGAACGAGCCTGCTCTCTTCGCCGCCTGGGGGGAGCCCACCTTTCCCCGAAGTGTCCGCCATACCCTCGAGGGCCAAGGGGGGGATCACACCCTGGCCCACAACCTCTACGGCCTCCTCATGACCCGGGCCAGCTTTGAGGGATTCCGGGAACATGCCCCCCTTCGCCGGCCTTTCCTCCTCACCCGGGCGGGGTTTGCCGGGGTGCAGCGCTACGCCTGGGCTTGGACTGGGGATGTGGAGAGCACCTGGGAGGGCCTGAGGACCACCTTGCGGGCTCTCCTGGGGCTTTCCCTTTCCGGGGTGTACTTCGTGGGCTCGGACATCGGGGGTTTTAGCGGAAACCCCTCCCCCGAGCTCTATGTGCGGTGGTTCCAACTTGCCGCCTTCACCCCCTTCTTCCGCCTCCACTCCGCCCGCTGGACCAGGCGCCGGGAGCCCTGGCGCTTTGGGGAGGAGGTCTTGGAGGGGGTGCGCTGGGCTATGAAGCTTAGGGAAAGACTTCTTCCTTACCTCTACACCTTGGCCTATCGGGCGGGCCGGGAGGGGCTTCCCCTCCTTTGGCCCCTTTTCCTGCAAGGGGGCCAGCCCGGTGGGGCAGACCTCGAGGAGGCCTTCTTGTTGGGAAGGGACCTCCTGGTGGCCCCGGTTCTGGAGGAAGGGGCCAGGGCTAAGGAGGTGCCCTTGCCCAAGGGCGGGTGGTACCCCTGGGAGGAGGATGGAGTCCTGGAGGGCCCCGCCCGGGTGCAGCTTCCGGCTCCCCTAAAGCGGATTCCCCTTTTGGTGCGGGCCGGGTCCATCCTGCCCCTCTTGGAGGAAGGGGGCCTTGCCCTGCACCTTTACCCGGGGGAAGGCGGTGCGGAAGGCCGCCTGTATTGGGATGAGGGGGACGGGGAGGGGCCTTATCGGCTGGATCGGTTCCGCCTACTTCCAGCGGAGGGGGGCTACCGCCTCCTTTGGGAATGGGAGGGGGGGTACCCCTGGCCCTGGGAGGGAGTGAGCATCCGGTTTTGGGGGAGAAGGCTTTGGGGGGCCCGGGTGGAGGGGAAGGTCTACCCGTCCCAGGGAGGGCGGGTTTTCCTGCCTCCTTTCCGGGAGGCCCTGTTGGAGGTGGAGGGATGA